In the genome of Sander lucioperca isolate FBNREF2018 chromosome 18, SLUC_FBN_1.2, whole genome shotgun sequence, the window ACGAATAAAAGTATGTCCTATACCgtaaaacttaatttaaagACTGTAGACCTCCTCTCTAGagcgtgcaggaggcaggacatgacGCAAATTACACCACAGGATTCTTCATTTAGTCATAAACAACCAAGTCTCTTGCCgttccttgaatttgtctgatGATTTCGCCATCAACCCTTACCGACAGAAGTTCCTGAATGTCGTCTCTCTAGTTATAAATTTTCATTGGCATCTTAAATGACTTCTTCTTCACCTgcggatgtttgttttcttccagtTTACATAAGAAAATGTATGACACTGACACTTTCTTGATGCAAATCCTTGCTACTTCAACAAGTGTTAAATTAAATCTATTGGTGTCTTTCCACAGGTTTCGTGAGGTGCTTGCCACAAACAACATTAGGCCTTGGGAGCTGGCGTCTGTCTTCAAGCAGGTGCTAAGGGACTTCTTGAGCCAAAAGGAATATGATGAAGACCACAACCTCTTAGTGCAGCCAGCACAGCTCCGACCAATGGAGGCTTGGACCAGCCGCTACATAATGAAGCAGGGCTTTGTCACACCCACTGTCGCCAACTGTGGAGACCAACCAAGGGAGGAGATCCCAACAATCTCTGGATATGTGGATCGAGCCATGCGGCACTCTGGTTCGTTTGCAGGGTCCAACAGGGACTGGGACCTTCCATATTACTATCCAGTTTCTCCCAGGCCCATAGGGACGTACAGCACTGCACTGTGAGACGACACACTGCTGTAGTTTTGTGTTAAACTCAAGGAAAACACATCCACAGCATGGAGACGAGATGCAAAAACTTGATTATATGTATTACTGTAGTTGCGGATATATCATGTAGAGATGCCCCAATCACGTTT includes:
- the rd3l gene encoding protein RD3-like, whose amino-acid sequence is MPLFSWMKWTHETRVQAQDEAPLKTSGVLPSRMLIKELLWHVEERERLARETVGLHWFQKYPRLRTLIPTSELHQLEFLCAQIPPSHAATVLSRFREVLATNNIRPWELASVFKQVLRDFLSQKEYDEDHNLLVQPAQLRPMEAWTSRYIMKQGFVTPTVANCGDQPREEIPTISGYVDRAMRHSGSFAGSNRDWDLPYYYPVSPRPIGTYSTAL